The following coding sequences lie in one Synechococcus sp. PCC 7336 genomic window:
- a CDS encoding NAD(P)-dependent alcohol dehydrogenase, whose translation MKAIVIHKYGSADVLQYEEIPVPSQKPDDLLVKVRATSVNPIDWKIRNGMFKLLPSSRLPLVLGSDFAGEVVSVGKTVAGFRPGDSVYGFLGLATGAYAEYVAVPAQYAALKPKNLSYEAAAAVPLAATTALQALRNKGKLQSGQTVLINGASGGVGTFAVQIAKALGARVTGVCSSKNIEFVKSLGCDRAIDYTQQDFTTHTDTTYDIVFDAVAKQSFSSCRSILHPKGTYITTLPTPGAVLQGLIREWLPGPKARSILARPNNSDLSDLKQWIEGDRLRPILDRTYPLSEVATAHTHSERGHTVGKIAIAVAGD comes from the coding sequence ATGAAAGCCATCGTTATCCACAAGTATGGTTCTGCAGATGTTCTGCAGTATGAAGAGATTCCCGTTCCATCCCAAAAGCCGGATGACTTACTGGTGAAAGTTCGCGCCACCAGCGTCAACCCGATCGATTGGAAAATCCGCAATGGGATGTTCAAACTGCTCCCCAGCTCCCGACTGCCGCTGGTGTTGGGGAGCGACTTCGCTGGTGAGGTGGTCTCAGTTGGCAAAACTGTAGCTGGATTTCGCCCGGGAGATTCAGTCTACGGCTTTCTCGGTCTCGCGACAGGAGCCTATGCCGAATACGTCGCAGTCCCCGCCCAATATGCAGCTCTCAAGCCCAAAAATCTGAGCTACGAAGCAGCAGCAGCAGTACCGCTGGCCGCAACTACAGCCCTTCAAGCTCTGCGCAATAAAGGAAAACTGCAATCGGGGCAAACCGTTCTCATCAACGGCGCTTCGGGGGGAGTGGGTACCTTTGCCGTCCAAATTGCCAAAGCCCTCGGCGCTCGCGTCACCGGTGTCTGCAGCAGTAAAAACATCGAGTTCGTCAAATCTCTGGGCTGCGATCGCGCGATCGACTATACCCAGCAAGACTTCACCACCCATACAGACACGACATACGACATTGTCTTCGACGCAGTTGCCAAACAGTCCTTCAGCAGTTGCCGCTCCATCCTCCACCCCAAAGGCACATACATTACCACCCTTCCCACCCCTGGTGCTGTCTTGCAAGGATTGATACGAGAATGGCTTCCCGGCCCCAAAGCCAGATCGATTTTGGCCCGCCCGAACAACAGCGATCTGAGCGATCTCAAACAGTGGATTGAAGGCGATCGCCTGCGCCCCATTCTCGATCGCACCTACCCACTCTCAGAAGTAGCCACCGCCCATACCCACAGCGAGCGGGGACACACTGTGGGCAAGATCGCGATCGCCGTCGCTGGCGACTGA
- a CDS encoding Uma2 family endonuclease: MVQTPTQPTSVEEFLALPETEPASEFIDGQILQKLMPQGQHSRLQLKLANAINGVTEKERSALALPELRCTFGGRSIVPDIAVFTWDRLPSNPDGTIANSFAAAPDWAIEILSPGQSVTRVTKKLLYCLDGGTQLGWLVDPDEQIVLVYRARQQPQGFDEEDEGLLPVPEFAKSLELKRSQLFAWLRVREST, translated from the coding sequence ATGGTCCAAACCCCAACTCAACCCACCTCTGTAGAAGAATTTCTCGCACTGCCAGAAACCGAGCCCGCCAGCGAATTTATTGACGGTCAAATTCTGCAAAAGCTGATGCCCCAAGGACAGCACAGCCGCCTGCAACTGAAATTGGCCAATGCTATTAATGGGGTGACCGAAAAGGAGCGCTCGGCTCTAGCCCTGCCCGAGCTGCGCTGTACGTTTGGGGGACGCTCGATTGTTCCTGACATTGCGGTGTTTACTTGGGATCGACTTCCCAGCAATCCCGATGGAACGATTGCCAACAGCTTCGCGGCAGCGCCCGATTGGGCGATTGAAATCCTCAGTCCCGGCCAGTCGGTCACCCGCGTCACGAAAAAACTGCTGTACTGCCTCGATGGCGGGACTCAATTGGGGTGGCTGGTCGATCCCGACGAGCAGATCGTGCTAGTTTATCGCGCTCGGCAGCAACCTCAAGGGTTTGATGAGGAAGATGAAGGACTGTTGCCAGTGCCGGAGTTTGCCAAAAGCTTAGAGTTGAAGCGATCGCAACTGTTTGCTTGGCTTAGGGTTCGTGAATCGACTTGA
- a CDS encoding metal ABC transporter solute-binding protein, Zn/Mn family, with protein MRQTETSRDRLWTAVVAIGLGLGLASCGRSPQVDAEKPLLVASYSVLCDMAEQIAGDTVELDCLIAFDRDPHTYEGTPSDRQAIELADAVLYAGLNFEPSVIRMVQATHSPAPKVPVHELAVQELIEVGIEGEEVPDPHIWHDVENGIRMVELLRDTSIELSPEHADLYRSRTDRLLQELEQLDEWIGEQIQTIPSDRRLLVTTHDAMGYYSRAYGLEVAGTLLGLSPEEEPTAARVRELVQSIRSSGVPTVFAELTTNDRVLRVVASEAGVEISDRVLIADGIGRRGSPEGSYQGMLEYNTCAIVDGLGGTCSPFVSSVVD; from the coding sequence ATGAGACAAACAGAGACGAGTCGCGATCGCCTGTGGACCGCAGTAGTGGCGATCGGGTTGGGATTGGGCTTGGCAAGCTGCGGGCGATCGCCCCAAGTCGATGCGGAGAAACCGTTGCTGGTGGCCTCCTACAGCGTGCTGTGCGATATGGCGGAACAGATTGCTGGCGATACGGTCGAGCTCGACTGCCTGATTGCCTTCGATCGCGATCCCCACACCTACGAGGGCACGCCATCGGACAGACAGGCGATCGAGTTGGCAGATGCGGTGCTGTATGCCGGACTGAATTTCGAACCTTCCGTCATCCGCATGGTGCAAGCCACCCATTCACCTGCGCCAAAAGTGCCCGTTCACGAGTTGGCGGTGCAAGAGTTGATTGAGGTGGGCATTGAAGGGGAAGAAGTGCCCGATCCGCACATTTGGCACGATGTGGAGAACGGCATCCGCATGGTGGAGTTGCTGCGAGATACGTCGATCGAGCTATCTCCCGAGCATGCTGACTTGTACCGGTCGAGAACAGACAGGCTGCTGCAGGAGCTCGAACAGTTGGATGAATGGATTGGGGAGCAGATTCAGACAATTCCGAGCGATCGCCGCTTGCTCGTAACCACTCACGATGCGATGGGCTATTACTCTCGCGCCTATGGCTTGGAGGTGGCCGGAACGCTGTTGGGACTGTCCCCCGAGGAAGAACCGACGGCAGCGCGGGTGCGCGAACTCGTGCAGAGTATTCGCTCCAGTGGGGTGCCGACTGTATTTGCCGAATTGACCACCAACGATCGCGTTTTGCGCGTCGTTGCGTCAGAAGCGGGGGTGGAGATTTCCGATCGCGTCTTGATTGCTGACGGCATTGGTCGGCGGGGGTCGCCAGAAGGAAGCTATCAAGGAATGTTGGAATATAACACCTGTGCGATCGTGGATGGCTTGGGGGGGACATGCAGTCCGTTCGTATCGAGCGTAGTGGATTGA